Part of the Triticum urartu cultivar G1812 chromosome 2, Tu2.1, whole genome shotgun sequence genome, CCTTCTTGGCGGCAAGGCGGAGAAGGAACGAAGGTCTTGCTGGAAGCTGTAGTAGGGTACCCGCCAGTTCGCAGGAGGTTGGTGGCCACCGTCGGCGACAGCGCCGGTGGAGGTTGCGGTCGGCGGTGCCGTCTCCGGAAGTGCAAATTAGTGACGACTATAcgtttgtactccctccgtaaactaatgtAAGAGCGGTTAGATTATTAAAATAGTGAtttaaacgctcttatattagtttacagagggagtacttggCTTGGCCTGTGTGCACTGCAATCTGAAGAGCGTTTGCTGTACTAAAGTGCTTCATAAAGCCTAGGAGAATGACAGACAAGAACACCGAGAGCTGTCTTGTGCAACGTAGTGAAATGATTCGCCAGGGCAATCGCTCTTCTTGGCAGCTGGTGCGTGGGCAGATTCAGTTTCAGTTACAGTTACACCCCACCGACGCAGCATTTGCTAGTAGTAGCAGGTAGTTGCATGATTGCATCTTGGATTTGAGACAGAGAGGGAGGTTACCTACCTGAACCATGcactgttttttttccttttcagTGGTTTAGGTCAACCTCTGGCTGATTGGTAATGTTGATGATCTTAAAATATAGGGACACAAAATATAGGGTCAGCAAGGCCGGTGAAACAAAGAAACAAAACTAGAGCTGTTCCTATGGTCTGAGAATCCTCACTGGGATAATTAAAGATAGAGAAATGAACAATATAAACAGATGTAAAAGACATTAAGCTATTGATCATAAGCCTCAGAAAGCCGCAGAAATATCGTCATCAGGTATCTGACTGTAATTCCAGCATAAAGCTAATCATCATTGGCTTAAATTGCGGTACAGACCTTTACAATGTAAAAGACTAATAAAAACAATCGCATTACTAAAAAATGTCGGAAGAAAACAAGGCGTATCATCAGAATATAAATGCCTTCTCATCCACAGGAAAATAGGCAGGTGTCCTAAGATTGTTTCAAGGTTTCATCATATGATACTGACCAAACCAGGAAGAAACAAAACAACTGATAAAATGTTTTCTAATGGATTCAGTTGCAAAGATGGCATCATACAGGCAGCTCAAGCCACCCCTCGGATCGAGTGTTGGATTATGCATCAATACCCCCTCACAATCCAAACAGGTCTTCTACATTGGAAGGCAAGATGAAGCAAACAAAGAACAGCCAAGAAagatttggagaaagatgctCAGTGGTGGCAATGTTTCAATTGGTTCAATTCTGCCAGCAATGCCATGCATGCAACAACAAGAAACAATGTCTAGTTGAGTGTTTGTtgtgcaacaacagcaacaacaaaaATCTAGTTGAGTGTTGTTCCCATCCCTGCACAGCAAGTGTAATGACTAGATAAGGGATAAAATTGGCAATTAACAACAGATAAATATATTACTACTCGACAGAATGAACATACTAGCAGATGTTATAGATGAGAGCACATCATTGGGCCTCTTAAAGTGTCTGCTCACCACTTGCAAGTTTCGAATTGTAGGGTTCGTCGCTGCTAATCCTAATGTGGCATTCCATTCTACATGAACGGCAAATCCCAAAACTTTCAGACAACGATGATAGTACAGCATTACACCACAAATTTCCACCGTATCTCTGTGCCGCTCACTCATCAGCgtgcttcttctttttcttcttctccttcttggcAGACACGTCGATCTCCATGGGTGCATCCTCAGCGTCcgatttcttcttctttttcttcttctcgCCGTCGGCGTCGGCTGCAGGGGTCTCCTCGgcctccttgctcttctttttcttcttcttctcgctAGCGTCGGTGACGGCTGCGGGGGTCTCCTCGATGTCCttggatttcttcttcttcttcttggacttcTCTTTCTCCTGCTCGCCATCCTCTTCAGCTGCCTCCGCAGTAGGTTCTTCCTCTTGGTGCTTCCTCTTCTTTGAAGCAACTTCTGACTTCTTTGGCGTTTCTTCAGTGGTTTGTCCAAGCACAAGATCTGCTGCTGAGTTGTAAGTCTGACAATGACAAACGAAATAAGGTCAGGCAAGTTTCAAACTCTAATTGTTCAACAGTAGTATGTATTACTGGGAAATACAAAGGCTGTTGGTTAAACACGTGCTCTGTGACAGAATATGCAGAATCCCTCTATTATGTTAGGTAACAAAAATATACAGTGCTCACTTGGACACTCTTAATTAAGAGCAAGTCTGGTTTTTGCTATTACATAACATATGTAATTGTTAGATCTGCCAGGATCTTGATCAATAAGAACAAAGTCAGTGTAACATCCTGATAATTATCTTTCAATTAAAAAAATAATCTTCTAGTTAAATGAGAATTCTACTGTTTTTGACAAATGACAATGTTTAATAACTGGTCTACACTTTGAAATATAGAGCAAGCCAGAAACAACTTACTTTAGCGGGAGTGATCAGAGCACCACCACCCTTCCGGTCCTTTTCATACGCTTCTATCTTGGGCTTTCCTTTCGTGGAACCAGCAGACCTCCCAAGCTCTTTACCCTCAAGAACTCGGAGCCGTGTTTCAAGCTGTTCAAAGATTCAAATATGAGAACAATATCTTATCTACGGTGTCAAGAAATTGCCTCTACAGCACGGTAACAAGTACCTTGATCCTGCTTTCAAGACCCATGGAGTTATCGTCACCGTCAGCAAGGGCGTCATATCTTATGGCAAGTGCACTCTTAGCAGCAAGCGAACGAGAGATCTTTCCCTTGTGCTTGGGAGCCGCCTGTCCAATTAATGATGCATGATAGATGAGACCATACTTTGGTGTAGCATGCTTTGTCTTCAGAGCTCTGAATAAGGCCTGCAGAAAAATATAACCAGTTTAAGTCCCTGGGGCTAAAGCTAAAGTTCAGTTGCAGCAAAAAAATGATAACTTCAACCACAAAAGCATGACAGTGGTCAACTACCAGACATCACGTTCAACTAGTCAAAGAAAGAGGAATTTAAAAATTCACAGAAACACACTGTATGTAATTCAACAAACCTTCTCTGCCCCCAGAATCTGAATCGTGCTGCCAGGCTGCTTCGCCAGATTCATCAAACTACCACCATGGGAAATAAGGCGAGCGCCAACAAGTTCACCAACAAGTGCAGTCAAGTTGGGAGCAATGGTATTCATTCTACTTTTTAGATAGTCATAGAGCTGGGCTCTGTACTCAGAAAGAGCCAGGACTTGATCACATAGTTCCCTAATGTTTGAGAGGTCAAGATCATTGACTTCTGTTCCCATGGAAATTACAGCTGCCTCCTTCAGCTCTGCTTCCACTTCTTCTGGAAGTATCTAAAAGAAGCAGAAGCAATCACTTAATACCAGGTTTCAGGCACATGCAGAACACAAGTTTGGACATGTGGACACAGTTTACCTCAGAGAAGTCAAGGTTAACTGCATTAACACGATTGCCCATCATCTTCACAGCTTTCGCATAATGGATGTTATCTGCAACAATTTTTGTGAGCTCCGGAAAGTGCCAACCGTACCATTCACGGACCCTCATAGCGTAAGTGTTAAGCTCCTTGTCAAGATCATCCAACAAGCCAATGGCCTGAATGATCATAGTATCAACCTACATAAATGGGCACAATCATGAATTAGTGTAGCTTTACTAGAAGAACACGCAGCCAAAAGAAGAGCATAACCAGAAGGCATGCTAGAAATATAAGAGCATAGTTTGTAACAGTGAGCACGAAGCATGAAAATAATTTCAGAGTAAGCATCACAATTCTGGGTGCTTTGCATCAGTAGAAAGCTCACCTTTTCAGGGCTGAACTTGAGTTTATACCTAGACAAGCTGTGGGACAATCCTAGGCTCATTGGACCTAGATCATGCTCAGCTAGTCCAGACATAAGTTCAGTGAGCTGGTTCCTCAGCCCTCTCATCAGTTCCATAACAGCAGAGTTGTGAAGGCAATCAATTTGCTGCAAAATCACAATAATATTATACAACAATACTGATCAACGCATGTGAATGGAACAGCTGAGTCTCCAAACCAACCAGCTTTTCTTTGATGGCATTCCCAAGTTTGGAATCAGCAACAGCCAATGTTTCACCATCACAGTGCTTCTGCAGGAACTTGCGCAGACCCTTGCTGGGCTTGCTATCAATCAGCAAAGTTGCGGCTGAAAGAGCATCAGAAGTATTTTCAAACTTGTTGAAAGCCTTCAGCTCAACCACCTGATATAAAATCCATTACGGCAAGTCAGTAATGAACAACAATACAGGAGAGAACCCTTAATATGAACCAACAAAGAGAACCCTACAAGACAATGCTGAAGAATCTCAACAAAACAACAAAGCACCATTGGTCATTCAACAAGAAACATGCGAAAATACATCATAAAGGACGCACAAACGAAGCCTCTCACATTAAACCTACACAGACCATCTAGTACAACAGTATACTAAATTAATCTTATGTATTAACTGGCTTGGAAAAACTGTAATTTTCACTGGTAACGTTTGGGGACCCAGTAAAGATTGTAACTTTAGCAAAGCAGCTACCACAATAATACTACATACACAGGTTTCTGCATTAACAGATTCTATATGACTGATTCCAAAACAGCCACAGTAGACTATAACTAACAAGGCAGTGGAACCGTGACAAGTTAGAGCAAACTACAACACCGATGAGTAACTCAAAGACCCATGAACCATCCCACCTTCCTTGCTTTGTCCGACGAGGCAAAGTCCTTCCACAGATCCTGCGAACCAAAAGCACGGCAAAGATGAGTCGACTAAACAAAACAAGCACCTTTGACCATACGCGCGTACGGTCGTACCACACGGGTGGGGAGACGGAGGTAGCGGATTCAATACCTCGACGCTGCTGAGCTTC contains:
- the LOC125535760 gene encoding probable nucleolar protein 5-2 encodes the protein MLVLFETPAGFALFKVLDEGKLSSVEDLWKDFASSDKARKVVELKAFNKFENTSDALSAATLLIDSKPSKGLRKFLQKHCDGETLAVADSKLGNAIKEKLQIDCLHNSAVMELMRGLRNQLTELMSGLAEHDLGPMSLGLSHSLSRYKLKFSPEKVDTMIIQAIGLLDDLDKELNTYAMRVREWYGWHFPELTKIVADNIHYAKAVKMMGNRVNAVNLDFSEILPEEVEAELKEAAVISMGTEVNDLDLSNIRELCDQVLALSEYRAQLYDYLKSRMNTIAPNLTALVGELVGARLISHGGSLMNLAKQPGSTIQILGAEKALFRALKTKHATPKYGLIYHASLIGQAAPKHKGKISRSLAAKSALAIRYDALADGDDNSMGLESRIKLETRLRVLEGKELGRSAGSTKGKPKIEAYEKDRKGGGALITPAKTYNSAADLVLGQTTEETPKKSEVASKKRKHQEEEPTAEAAEEDGEQEKEKSKKKKKKSKDIEETPAAVTDASEKKKKKKSKEAEETPAADADGEKKKKKKKSDAEDAPMEIDVSAKKEKKKKKKHADE